A region of Streptomyces deccanensis DNA encodes the following proteins:
- a CDS encoding ABC transporter substrate-binding protein, which translates to MGSTVGPRGRAGRLATGAVALLAAASLVTACGSGDGDSGGGGGGGGAADATGVDDGATLTMWTRAATRPQSEALVKAYNASHKNKVELTVVPTDDYQAKVGAAAGSRDLPDLFASDVVFVPNYTSSGLFADLTERIDALPFAEHLAQSHIKAGTYEDKKYVVPHTLDLSVLFYNKDLYRKAKLDPEKPPATLTEWDEQARAVDKLGGDVNGTFFGGNCGGCGVFTWWPSIWAAGEEVLSEDGTEALLASATAKKVYDTYRGWVDDDIVAPGAKDETGTTWTGIFPKGKVGVMPMPSTTLGLMPKDLDVGVAPIPGPDGGKATFVGGDAIGVSATSEKADQAWNFLAWTLGDKAQVDVVAAHKDVVARSDLASNKHSAADPRLVTINELVADGHTPYALKFGQTFNDPNGPWLTLMRGAVFGDGTSVHKDNEAVNASLAD; encoded by the coding sequence ATGGGGAGCACCGTCGGACCGCGTGGCCGCGCGGGGCGTCTCGCCACCGGGGCCGTCGCACTGCTCGCCGCCGCGAGCCTGGTCACCGCCTGCGGGTCGGGCGACGGCGACTCAGGTGGAGGCGGTGGAGGCGGCGGGGCAGCCGACGCCACCGGCGTCGACGACGGCGCCACCCTCACGATGTGGACGCGCGCCGCGACCCGCCCGCAGAGCGAGGCCCTGGTGAAGGCCTACAACGCCAGCCACAAGAACAAGGTCGAGCTGACCGTCGTCCCCACCGACGACTACCAGGCGAAGGTCGGCGCCGCCGCCGGCTCCCGCGACCTGCCCGACCTGTTCGCCTCCGACGTGGTCTTCGTCCCCAACTACACCTCCAGCGGCCTCTTCGCCGACCTCACCGAACGCATCGACGCCCTGCCCTTCGCCGAGCACCTGGCGCAGTCGCACATCAAGGCGGGCACGTACGAGGACAAGAAGTACGTGGTGCCGCACACCCTCGACCTGTCGGTGCTCTTCTACAACAAGGACCTCTACCGCAAGGCGAAACTCGACCCGGAGAAGCCGCCGGCCACGCTGACCGAGTGGGACGAGCAGGCGCGCGCCGTGGACAAGCTCGGCGGAGACGTCAACGGCACCTTCTTCGGCGGCAACTGCGGCGGCTGCGGTGTCTTCACCTGGTGGCCGTCCATCTGGGCGGCCGGTGAGGAGGTCCTGAGCGAGGACGGCACCGAGGCGCTCCTCGCCTCCGCCACCGCCAAGAAGGTCTACGACACCTACCGGGGCTGGGTCGACGACGACATCGTGGCGCCCGGCGCGAAGGACGAGACCGGCACGACCTGGACCGGGATCTTCCCCAAGGGCAAGGTGGGAGTCATGCCCATGCCGTCGACCACGCTCGGGCTGATGCCCAAGGACCTCGACGTCGGGGTCGCCCCCATCCCCGGTCCCGACGGCGGCAAGGCCACCTTCGTCGGCGGCGACGCCATCGGGGTCTCCGCGACCAGCGAGAAGGCCGACCAGGCCTGGAACTTCCTCGCCTGGACCCTCGGCGACAAGGCGCAGGTCGACGTGGTCGCCGCCCACAAGGACGTCGTGGCCCGCAGCGACCTGGCGTCCAACAAGCACTCCGCCGCCGACCCCCGGCTCGTCACCATCAACGAACTCGTCGCCGACGGCCACACCCCGTACGCGCTGAAGTTCGGCCAGACCTTCAACGACCCCAACGGGCCCTGGCTGACGCTGATGCGCGGCGCCGTCTTCGGCGACGGCACGTCCGTGCACAAGGACAACGAGGCCGTCAACGCTTCGCTGGCCGACTGA
- a CDS encoding LacI family DNA-binding transcriptional regulator codes for MAQATGPSRSQPATLGDVARLAGVSIATASKALNGRSQVRAETRQRVVEAAERLSFRPNQVARGLLAGRTGTVGLLTSDLEGRFGIPILMGAEDAFGAGEVAVFLCDARGDAIREQHHLRALLGRRVDGLIVVGSRTDPRPSLGREVPVPVVHAYAPSEDPTDFSVVPDNVGAGRIAVEHLLACGRTRIAHITGDPGYLAARDRAEGARAALADAGLSLIGEPRFGAWSEGWGRAATAMLLDRHPDIDAVLCGSDQIARGVMDVLRERGHRVPEDIAVMGFDNWQIMTAGSRPPLTSVDMNLEQVGRVAAHALFAAIAGTPRIGVETLPCKVVIRGSTAPLS; via the coding sequence ATGGCACAGGCCACCGGCCCCTCGCGTTCGCAGCCCGCCACGCTGGGCGACGTCGCCCGGCTGGCGGGCGTCTCGATCGCCACGGCGTCCAAGGCGCTCAACGGCCGCAGCCAGGTCCGCGCGGAGACCAGGCAACGGGTCGTCGAGGCCGCCGAGCGGCTGTCGTTCCGCCCCAACCAGGTGGCGCGCGGTCTGCTCGCCGGGCGCACCGGCACCGTGGGGCTGCTGACCAGCGACCTGGAGGGCAGATTCGGCATACCGATCCTGATGGGTGCCGAGGACGCCTTCGGCGCGGGCGAGGTCGCGGTCTTCCTGTGCGACGCGCGGGGCGACGCGATCCGCGAACAGCACCATCTGCGGGCGCTGTTGGGCCGCCGCGTGGACGGCCTCATCGTGGTCGGCAGCCGCACCGACCCCCGTCCCTCGCTGGGCCGCGAGGTTCCCGTCCCCGTCGTCCACGCCTACGCCCCCTCCGAGGACCCGACGGACTTCTCCGTCGTCCCGGACAACGTCGGCGCCGGCCGTATCGCCGTGGAGCACCTCCTCGCCTGCGGCCGCACCCGGATCGCCCACATCACCGGCGACCCGGGCTACCTCGCCGCGCGGGACCGGGCCGAGGGGGCACGGGCCGCGCTCGCCGACGCCGGGCTCTCCCTCATCGGTGAACCACGGTTCGGCGCGTGGTCGGAGGGCTGGGGCCGGGCCGCCACCGCGATGCTCCTGGACCGGCACCCCGACATCGACGCCGTCCTCTGCGGCAGCGACCAGATCGCCCGCGGCGTCATGGACGTCCTGCGCGAACGCGGCCACCGGGTCCCCGAGGACATCGCGGTCATGGGCTTCGACAACTGGCAGATCATGACCGCCGGTTCACGACCGCCGCTGACCAGCGTCGACATGAACCTCGAACAGGTCGGCCGCGTAGCCGCCCACGCCCTCTTCGCCGCGATCGCCGGCACACCCCGCATCGGGGTGGAGACCCTCCCCTGCAAGGTGGTGATCCGAGGCTCGACGGCACCGCTGTCATGA
- a CDS encoding alpha/beta fold hydrolase yields MAEISYRADDGCALHATVVGEGQAVVLMHAGGPDHRSMLPLAERLADRCMVVLPDLRGYGRSVCRDPARHTWAQYTEDVIRFLDHLGLPDAVLAGAGLGSTIALRAAAAYPDRVRAAVLIGVEDIEDDESKEAEIRFLDAFAARVAADGIEAGWEPILVDFPPVVGAMVRDAIPRSDPASIVAAAAIGHDRSFRSVDELAAITVPTLVFPGTDPRHPTALAEEAADILPDGRLAKVHIGSDLHTAEDLARAVSPAIDAFLRSLVRSDRHS; encoded by the coding sequence ATGGCAGAGATCAGCTACCGGGCGGACGACGGCTGCGCCCTGCACGCCACCGTCGTCGGAGAAGGCCAGGCCGTCGTCCTCATGCATGCCGGCGGCCCCGACCACAGAAGCATGCTTCCCCTGGCCGAGCGCCTCGCCGACCGCTGCATGGTCGTCCTGCCCGACCTGCGGGGCTACGGCCGTTCGGTCTGCAGGGACCCGGCCCGCCACACCTGGGCCCAGTACACCGAGGACGTGATCCGGTTCCTCGACCACTTGGGCCTCCCCGACGCCGTACTCGCCGGTGCGGGCCTGGGTTCCACGATCGCGCTCCGGGCGGCGGCCGCCTACCCGGACCGGGTACGAGCCGCCGTGCTGATCGGCGTCGAGGACATCGAGGACGACGAGTCGAAGGAAGCCGAGATCCGCTTCCTCGACGCGTTCGCCGCCCGGGTCGCGGCCGACGGCATCGAGGCCGGCTGGGAGCCCATCCTCGTCGATTTCCCGCCGGTCGTCGGGGCCATGGTGCGCGACGCCATACCCCGGTCCGACCCCGCCAGCATCGTGGCCGCGGCCGCAATCGGCCACGACCGCTCGTTCCGGAGCGTCGACGAACTCGCCGCGATCACCGTGCCGACCCTCGTCTTCCCCGGCACCGACCCTCGTCATCCCACGGCTCTCGCCGAAGAGGCCGCCGACATCCTTCCCGACGGTCGATTGGCCAAGGTGCACATCGGGAGCGATCTCCACACCGCCGAGGATCTCGCCCGCGCCGTCAGTCCCGCGATCGACGCATTCCTCCGTTCGCTCGTTCGAAGCGACCGTCACTCCTGA
- a CDS encoding SMI1/KNR4 family protein: MAEPTGTTALRQLLPPPPGAGENIDWTAAEARWGTRFPRDYMDFMAVYGVGGIGSEEEIGELGILGPFPTGAYEHSPDDFEDETGNARLTWEEEGADQEDLDLDPEHILAWGNTSHADILCWLTIDPDPDKWPVLLFARHGTKTCEVVPCGMVEFLHRLLTDQLPSYSMEFTPEPRFEHWRAGR, from the coding sequence ATGGCGGAACCGACGGGGACGACCGCGCTGCGGCAGCTGCTGCCTCCGCCTCCCGGTGCGGGCGAAAACATCGACTGGACGGCCGCCGAGGCAAGATGGGGGACCAGGTTCCCCCGGGACTACATGGACTTCATGGCCGTGTACGGCGTCGGCGGCATCGGCTCCGAGGAGGAGATCGGCGAGCTCGGAATCCTCGGGCCGTTTCCCACCGGAGCCTACGAGCACTCCCCGGACGACTTCGAGGACGAGACGGGAAACGCCCGTCTGACCTGGGAGGAGGAGGGCGCCGACCAGGAGGATCTCGACCTGGACCCGGAGCACATCCTCGCCTGGGGCAACACCTCGCACGCCGACATTCTGTGCTGGCTGACCATCGATCCGGACCCCGACAAGTGGCCCGTCCTGCTCTTCGCGCGTCATGGCACGAAGACCTGCGAGGTCGTCCCCTGCGGCATGGTCGAGTTCCTGCACAGACTCCTCACCGACCAACTCCCCTCGTACAGCATGGAGTTCACCCCCGAACCACGCTTCGAGCACTGGCGCGCGGGGCGATGA
- a CDS encoding MarR family winged helix-turn-helix transcriptional regulator: protein MEAERRPTVPEAISAMDGLIATMIVGQQGFARDLGLSVTDLVCFAYVLEAGDAPVTAGDLATRAHVTTGAVTGVLNRLERGGFVTRQPDPADRRRVRVVAVPDAAERVMAIFGPFYTRLAELFARYSPDELALLVDWFTSAGELARRYLDESR, encoded by the coding sequence ATGGAGGCCGAGCGCCGCCCCACCGTCCCTGAGGCGATCAGTGCCATGGACGGCCTGATCGCGACGATGATCGTCGGCCAACAGGGGTTCGCCCGGGATCTCGGGCTGAGCGTCACCGATCTCGTCTGCTTCGCGTACGTCCTGGAGGCCGGGGACGCGCCGGTCACCGCCGGTGATCTGGCCACGCGCGCCCATGTCACCACCGGAGCGGTGACGGGTGTCCTCAACCGGCTGGAGCGTGGCGGCTTCGTGACCCGGCAGCCCGACCCGGCCGACCGGCGCCGGGTCCGGGTGGTCGCGGTCCCCGACGCGGCGGAGCGGGTGATGGCGATCTTCGGCCCGTTCTACACCCGTCTCGCCGAACTCTTCGCCCGCTACTCGCCCGACGAACTGGCCCTGCTCGTCGACTGGTTCACGAGCGCGGGCGAACTGGCGCGGCGGTATCTGGACGAGTCCAGATGA
- a CDS encoding HGxxPAAW family protein: MSLYDEGHTVAGWTGTAIGTLGSTALGLGVCGWTPGFALGAVVSVAALVVTWVLHLAGWGKPPGPRPRDQWSLRVRDRSARGGHVDCLGCRLAGRRRTPAPLPAVPGPATGLTTADLTGATPATVPAGDAQP, from the coding sequence ATGAGTCTCTACGACGAAGGACACACCGTCGCCGGCTGGACCGGCACCGCCATCGGCACCCTGGGCTCGACGGCCCTCGGCCTGGGCGTCTGCGGCTGGACCCCGGGGTTCGCCCTCGGCGCCGTCGTCTCGGTCGCGGCACTCGTCGTCACCTGGGTCCTGCACCTCGCCGGCTGGGGCAAGCCGCCCGGCCCCCGCCCCCGCGACCAGTGGAGCCTCCGGGTCCGCGACCGCTCCGCGCGCGGCGGCCACGTCGACTGCCTCGGCTGCCGCCTCGCCGGCCGCCGCCGCACCCCGGCCCCGCTCCCCGCCGTCCCCGGCCCCGCCACCGGCCTCACCACGGCCGACCTCACCGGCGCCACACCCGCCACAGTCCCGGCCGGCGACGCGCAGCCCTGA
- a CDS encoding LacI family DNA-binding transcriptional regulator has protein sequence MTVNENGRRSSTEPGGGRRRRSSASGGERPSTIRDVAARAGVSVATVSRTLAGNYPVSTETRARVMAAVESLHYVVNVHAKALSGRVAGPVALVIKDITGPSLAHVAAGVEQAAADRGRLSLVCATHDDSAREDDLVQLMREQHAAAVVLVGGARQDEAYRRRMAEYATALDAAGSRLVLVGRPPLPGTLPVTVVQYDNRGGAFQATDHLLTAGHRRVLFLGGDPGLSTADQRRDGFLHALRAHGVEHAEELELPGPYTRVSGYQRTREALAAGLDFTAVFAGTDMVATGALAALREAGLDVPGDVSLIGFDDVPFAADLSPALTTVRVPYEDLGRTAVRLALEREERLGGDDHVVLSTQLVIRQSVRTLS, from the coding sequence GTGACGGTCAACGAAAACGGTCGCCGAAGCAGCACCGAACCCGGTGGTGGCAGGCGTCGACGGAGCAGCGCCTCGGGCGGCGAGCGGCCCAGCACGATTCGGGACGTCGCCGCGCGGGCCGGGGTCTCCGTAGCAACCGTTTCCCGCACGCTCGCCGGGAACTACCCGGTGTCCACCGAGACCCGGGCCCGGGTCATGGCCGCGGTCGAGTCACTGCACTACGTGGTGAACGTGCACGCCAAGGCCCTCTCCGGCCGCGTCGCCGGGCCGGTGGCCCTGGTCATCAAGGACATCACCGGCCCCTCCCTCGCCCATGTCGCGGCCGGGGTGGAGCAGGCGGCCGCCGACCGGGGCCGGCTGAGCCTGGTGTGCGCCACGCACGACGACTCGGCCCGCGAGGACGACCTGGTGCAGCTGATGCGCGAGCAGCACGCGGCGGCGGTCGTCCTCGTCGGCGGCGCCCGGCAGGACGAGGCGTACCGGCGGCGGATGGCCGAGTACGCGACGGCGCTGGACGCGGCGGGCTCCCGCCTGGTGCTGGTGGGCCGCCCCCCGCTGCCCGGCACCCTGCCGGTCACGGTGGTGCAGTACGACAACCGGGGCGGCGCCTTCCAGGCCACCGACCATCTGCTGACCGCCGGGCACCGGCGCGTCCTCTTCCTGGGCGGCGACCCCGGGCTCAGCACCGCCGACCAGCGCAGGGACGGCTTCCTGCACGCCCTGCGCGCCCACGGCGTCGAGCACGCCGAGGAGTTGGAGCTGCCGGGCCCGTACACCCGGGTCTCGGGGTACCAGCGCACCCGGGAGGCGCTGGCGGCCGGCCTCGACTTCACGGCGGTCTTCGCGGGCACCGACATGGTGGCCACGGGCGCGCTCGCCGCGCTGCGCGAGGCCGGGCTCGACGTGCCGGGCGACGTCTCCCTGATCGGCTTCGACGACGTCCCGTTCGCCGCCGACCTCTCCCCCGCGCTGACCACGGTGCGGGTGCCGTACGAGGATCTGGGGCGCACGGCGGTCCGGTTGGCGCTGGAGCGCGAGGAGCGCCTGGGCGGCGACGACCACGTGGTGCTGAGCACACAGCTGGTGATCCGTCAGTCGGTGCGCACACTTTCGTAG
- a CDS encoding discoidin domain-containing protein produces MTRTPRAHRRRRPLMVLALFLTTMGMLLSPSSSSAATGEWWLPTSRPSPDSQINVTGEPFKGTDSAGDVRGFVDAHNHLFSNEAFGGRLICGKVFSTSGVADALKDCPEHYPDGSLAIFDYITHGGDGKHDPVGWPTFKDWPAYDSMTHQANYYAWIERAWRGGQRVLVNDLVTNGMICSIYPFKDRSCDEMTSIRLQAKLTYDLQAYIDAQYGGTGKGWFRIVTDSAQAREVIKQGKLAVVLGVETSEPFGCKQILDIAQCSKEDIDKGLDELYDLGVRSMFLCHKFDNALCGVRFDEHGLGTAINVGQFLSTGTFWQTEKCKGPQKDNPIGGASTEAEQDLPAGTEVPEYDADAQCNVRGLTDLGEYAVQGMMKRKMMLEIDHMSVKATGQVLDMFEAASYPGVLSSHSWMDLNWTERVYSLGGFVAQYMHGSEEFSAEAKRTDALRTKYDVGYGFGTDFNGIGDHPAPRGANTSNPVKYPFKSADGGSTIDKQTTGQRTFDYNTDGAAHVGMVPDWIEDIRLVGGQGVVDDLFKGAESYLGTWGASEAHQAGVNLAKGATATASSSESNPVTSYQPGRAVDGDGGTRWASDWSDSQWLKLDLGSSRVIKKVTLDWERAYGKAYQVDVSTDGSTWKTVWSTTSGDGGLDTASFSAVSARYVRMLGTDRGTDWGYSLYEVGVYSG; encoded by the coding sequence ATGACCAGGACTCCACGCGCCCACCGCAGACGCAGACCTCTCATGGTGCTGGCGCTGTTCCTGACCACGATGGGCATGCTGCTCAGCCCGTCGTCGAGTTCGGCCGCCACCGGCGAATGGTGGCTGCCCACCTCACGGCCGTCGCCCGACTCCCAGATCAACGTGACGGGCGAGCCGTTCAAGGGGACCGACTCGGCGGGTGACGTGCGCGGGTTCGTCGACGCGCACAACCACCTGTTCTCCAACGAGGCGTTCGGCGGCCGGCTCATCTGCGGCAAGGTGTTCTCGACGTCCGGTGTCGCGGACGCGCTGAAGGACTGTCCCGAGCACTACCCGGACGGCTCTCTCGCGATCTTCGACTACATCACCCACGGCGGCGACGGCAAGCACGACCCGGTCGGCTGGCCGACCTTCAAGGACTGGCCGGCGTACGACTCGATGACCCACCAGGCCAACTACTACGCCTGGATCGAGCGCGCCTGGCGCGGTGGTCAGCGGGTGCTCGTCAACGACCTGGTCACCAACGGGATGATCTGCTCGATCTACCCGTTCAAGGACCGCAGCTGCGACGAGATGACCTCGATCCGGCTCCAGGCGAAGCTGACGTACGACCTCCAGGCGTACATCGACGCGCAGTACGGCGGCACCGGCAAGGGCTGGTTCCGGATCGTCACCGACAGCGCGCAGGCCCGTGAGGTCATCAAGCAGGGCAAGCTCGCCGTCGTCCTGGGCGTGGAGACGTCCGAGCCGTTCGGCTGCAAGCAGATCCTCGACATCGCGCAGTGCAGCAAGGAGGACATCGACAAGGGTCTCGACGAGCTGTACGACCTGGGTGTGCGCAGCATGTTCCTGTGCCACAAGTTCGACAACGCGCTGTGCGGCGTCCGCTTCGACGAGCACGGTCTCGGCACGGCCATCAACGTCGGGCAGTTCCTGTCGACCGGCACGTTCTGGCAGACGGAGAAGTGCAAGGGCCCGCAGAAGGACAACCCGATCGGCGGGGCGTCGACGGAGGCCGAGCAGGACCTGCCGGCGGGCACCGAGGTGCCGGAGTACGACGCGGACGCGCAGTGCAACGTGCGGGGGCTGACCGATCTCGGTGAGTACGCCGTGCAGGGCATGATGAAGCGCAAGATGATGCTCGAGATCGACCACATGAGCGTCAAGGCCACCGGCCAGGTGCTGGACATGTTCGAGGCCGCGTCCTACCCGGGCGTGCTGTCCTCGCACAGCTGGATGGACCTCAACTGGACGGAGCGCGTCTACTCCCTCGGCGGTTTCGTCGCCCAGTACATGCACGGCTCCGAGGAGTTCAGCGCGGAGGCGAAGCGTACGGACGCGCTGCGGACCAAGTACGACGTGGGCTACGGCTTCGGCACCGACTTCAACGGCATCGGCGATCACCCCGCCCCGCGCGGCGCGAACACCTCGAACCCGGTGAAGTACCCCTTCAAGAGCGCCGACGGCGGCTCGACGATCGACAAGCAGACCACGGGCCAGCGCACCTTCGACTACAACACCGACGGTGCCGCCCATGTGGGCATGGTCCCGGACTGGATCGAGGACATCCGGCTCGTCGGCGGACAGGGCGTGGTGGACGACCTCTTCAAGGGCGCCGAGTCGTACCTCGGGACCTGGGGTGCCTCCGAGGCCCACCAGGCGGGCGTGAACCTCGCCAAGGGCGCGACGGCGACGGCCAGTTCGTCCGAGTCGAACCCCGTCACCAGCTACCAGCCCGGTCGGGCGGTGGACGGCGACGGCGGCACCCGCTGGGCGAGCGACTGGAGCGACAGCCAGTGGCTGAAGCTGGACCTCGGTTCCTCGCGCGTCATCAAGAAGGTCACCCTCGACTGGGAGCGGGCCTACGGCAAGGCGTACCAGGTCGACGTCTCCACGGACGGCTCGACCTGGAAGACCGTGTGGTCCACGACCTCCGGTGACGGCGGCCTGGACACGGCCTCGTTCTCCGCGGTGTCGGCCAGATATGTTCGCATGCTGGGGACCGACCGCGGCACGGACTGGGGTTACTCCCTCTACGAGGTCGGCGTCTACAGCGGCTGA